The sequence GGTACCTGAGATTTATCCCGGATATTTCAATACAAAAGAGAAGAATAGTAGTACCCGACTGGTGACCTGGGATGACTGCACATAAACCGATGATCATGAAGATGAGAGTCTGTCTGCTTGTATTTCTTCTGATAGCCGGATTAATTGCAGCCGGGTGTACCGAATCCGACCGCATCAGGGATCAGGCACGTTCTGCCTTTGAAGATGGGCGATATGCTGAATCTGTATCTCTGTATGATCAGGCGATCAGGATCTCCGGAACCGACAGTGAACTCTACTATCTGAAGGGTCTGGCTCTTTTTGAACTTGTCAGATATAAAGATGCCATCGATGCTTTTACTGCTGCAATTAGGGTCAAAGCGGATTATCCTGCAGCATGGTATTGGAAAGGTCGTGCCAGTTACATGATGGGCGATTATGATGAGGCAGTCAGATCTTTTTACAAGGCCATTGAACTTGATGAAGCAAATACAGAATACTGGTATTATCGTGGTCTTGCTTTAAGTGGACGAGGCCAGTACGATCTTGCAGTTGCTCACTTTGATAAAATTCTCCTCATGGATCCGTCAATGGAAAAAGCCTGGAGTTCCCGGGGGTACGCTTTTGTCATGGAAAAGAATTATACAAATGCACTCGCTTCCTTTGAAAAGGCACTTACATTAAACTCAGCCAACGCAGAGAACTGGATAAACAAAGCGTCTGTTCTCCGGGTTCTCGGTCGAAATGATGAAGCGGAAGTCGCAATAAATCAGGCAAACCTGCTTTATAAAAAACAGGGAGAAGATATTGCACGTAAGATCCCAAAGACTCCCATCTCTGTTGTTCCCTGACCAGAGAGGAAGACATTTCTTATTTCTCTGATAATGAATAAAAAGAATTGTGTATTCTGGCACCTGGAATGATATCGTCATGAAGTTCGGTTCAACTGTTTTAATATCCCTGTCAGTATTGATGCTGATTCTCCTATGTGGATGTCTGGGATCAGAAGGATGGAGTG comes from Methanospirillum hungatei and encodes:
- a CDS encoding tetratricopeptide repeat protein, whose amino-acid sequence is MTAHKPMIMKMRVCLLVFLLIAGLIAAGCTESDRIRDQARSAFEDGRYAESVSLYDQAIRISGTDSELYYLKGLALFELVRYKDAIDAFTAAIRVKADYPAAWYWKGRASYMMGDYDEAVRSFYKAIELDEANTEYWYYRGLALSGRGQYDLAVAHFDKILLMDPSMEKAWSSRGYAFVMEKNYTNALASFEKALTLNSANAENWINKASVLRVLGRNDEAEVAINQANLLYKKQGEDIARKIPKTPISVVP